The Halococcus salifodinae DSM 8989 genome includes a window with the following:
- a CDS encoding YqaA family protein produces the protein MLLTDSAAGTIVPLQFGGLEEAVETATGPIGLLLIAAYSFLIAVVLPLPSEIVLVPAATGLGFGLPENVALAVIMLVSGLGKAAGSVVAFHLGHEARRQSGPVIDRLRESRFDVVEWSERRTVELARKYGYIGLALALSVPFFPDTISIYAFTVLEEDYVKFAAATFTGSIGRLLITVGVLSPFFAL, from the coding sequence CTGCTTCTCACGGATTCTGCGGCCGGGACGATCGTGCCGCTGCAGTTCGGCGGGCTAGAGGAAGCGGTCGAGACCGCGACGGGCCCCATCGGACTGTTGCTCATCGCGGCGTACTCGTTTCTGATCGCGGTCGTGCTGCCGTTGCCGAGCGAAATCGTCCTCGTTCCCGCTGCGACCGGTCTCGGATTCGGACTGCCCGAGAACGTTGCCCTCGCAGTCATCATGCTGGTGAGCGGACTCGGCAAGGCCGCCGGCAGCGTGGTTGCGTTCCACCTCGGTCACGAGGCGAGACGACAGTCCGGCCCCGTTATCGACCGGCTCCGCGAATCGCGCTTCGACGTCGTGGAGTGGTCCGAGCGCCGGACGGTCGAGCTCGCGCGGAAGTACGGCTACATCGGGCTCGCGCTCGCGCTCTCGGTCCCGTTCTTTCCCGACACGATCTCGATCTACGCGTTCACTGTCTTGGAGGAGGACTACGTGAAGTTCGCCGCCGCCACCTTCACCGGGAGCATCGGTCGCCTGCTCATCACCGTGGGCGTGCTCTCGCCGTTCTTCGCCCTGTGA
- the mfnA gene encoding tyrosine decarboxylase MfnA, with amino-acid sequence MQRATPQEFSRVLSSMCTEPHPAARAAAEEFLATNPGDPATYETVADLEREAVATLDEIAGHPDAAGYITSGGTEANLQAMRIARDRATSGAADGRANVVAPASVHFSFQKAAAVLGLELRTAPLADDYRADPEVMGELVDSDTVAVVGVAGSTEYGRVDPIPAIADLADETDALCHVDAAWGGFQLPFTDHDWHFDHAAVDTLTIDPHKLGRAAVPAGGLLARSPDLLDVLAIDTPYLESASQASLTGTRSGAGVASAAAAMDELWPDGYREQAERCQANADWLAAALDERGYEVVEPELPLIAATLPESEFDALREGGWRIARTATGDLRVVCMPHVTRGTLERFVTDLDRVE; translated from the coding sequence ATGCAGCGGGCCACCCCGCAGGAGTTCTCCCGTGTCCTCTCCTCGATGTGTACGGAACCCCATCCCGCGGCCCGCGCGGCCGCCGAGGAGTTCCTCGCGACGAACCCCGGCGACCCCGCCACCTACGAGACCGTCGCCGACCTCGAACGCGAGGCCGTAGCGACCCTCGACGAGATCGCCGGTCATCCGGATGCGGCAGGATACATCACCAGCGGTGGCACCGAGGCGAACCTCCAGGCGATGCGGATCGCGCGTGATCGCGCGACGAGCGGGGCGGCCGACGGTCGGGCGAACGTCGTCGCGCCCGCGAGCGTCCATTTCAGTTTTCAGAAGGCCGCCGCCGTGCTCGGTCTCGAACTCCGGACCGCACCGCTCGCTGACGACTACCGGGCCGACCCCGAGGTGATGGGCGAACTCGTCGACAGCGATACGGTCGCGGTGGTCGGCGTCGCCGGCTCGACCGAATACGGGCGCGTCGATCCCATTCCTGCTATCGCCGATCTCGCGGACGAGACGGACGCGCTGTGTCACGTCGATGCCGCATGGGGTGGGTTCCAGCTCCCGTTCACGGATCACGACTGGCACTTCGACCATGCCGCTGTCGACACGCTGACGATCGACCCCCACAAGCTCGGCCGTGCGGCCGTGCCTGCCGGCGGACTGCTCGCGCGCTCTCCCGATCTACTCGATGTCCTCGCGATCGACACGCCGTACCTCGAATCGGCCTCCCAGGCCAGCCTCACCGGGACCCGGAGCGGGGCTGGCGTCGCGAGCGCGGCCGCCGCGATGGACGAACTCTGGCCCGACGGCTACCGCGAGCAGGCCGAGCGCTGCCAGGCGAACGCCGACTGGCTCGCCGCCGCGCTCGACGAACGGGGCTACGAAGTCGTCGAGCCGGAACTCCCCCTGATCGCCGCCACCCTCCCCGAGAGCGAGTTCGACGCGCTCCGTGAGGGCGGCTGGCGGATCGCGCGCACGGCGACGGGCGACCTCCGGGTGGTCTGTATGCCCCACGTCACTCGCGGGACGCTCGAGCGGTTCGTGACCGATCTCGATCGCGTCGAATAA